Proteins from a single region of Aerococcus viridans:
- a CDS encoding histidine phosphatase family protein produces MAAIHYYFVRHGETTANADQRVQGWADSPVTRDGMHVVDQVAETLADVPFDLAYSSDLDRCIETGERILMKQENDIQLFPVEGFREYNFGGLEDQDMEKVWPKSISQLVDEMRINQIPSTQYVPLIIENLVDRDEEGNSEDFITFWNRIEEAMLDIHDDALEVRMETQKKDIHVLIVSHDMPIRFFLHEVLPEFDLKEDLKYGHYAHVVYTKGAYELEEFNQV; encoded by the coding sequence ATGGCAGCTATCCATTATTACTTTGTCCGTCATGGCGAAACGACGGCCAATGCAGACCAACGTGTCCAAGGATGGGCAGATTCACCAGTTACACGCGACGGCATGCACGTAGTCGACCAAGTAGCCGAAACCCTAGCAGATGTGCCCTTTGACCTAGCCTATTCCAGTGATTTAGACCGGTGTATTGAAACAGGTGAGCGGATCTTAATGAAACAAGAAAATGATATCCAACTATTCCCAGTTGAAGGCTTTAGAGAGTACAACTTTGGTGGTTTAGAAGATCAAGATATGGAGAAAGTATGGCCAAAATCCATTAGTCAATTAGTGGACGAGATGCGGATTAACCAAATCCCTTCAACCCAATACGTGCCACTAATTATTGAAAATCTTGTGGACCGAGACGAAGAAGGCAATTCAGAAGACTTTATCACCTTCTGGAACCGGATCGAAGAAGCTATGTTGGATATTCATGACGACGCCCTAGAAGTCCGCATGGAAACCCAAAAGAAAGACATCCACGTCTTAATCGTCAGCCATGACATGCCAATTCGCTTCTTCCTACATGAAGTCCTACCAGAATTCGACTTAAAAGAAGACTTAAAATACGGCCATTATGCCCATGTCGTTTATACCAAAGGTGCCTACGAACTAGAAGAATTTAACCAAGTTTAG
- a CDS encoding dihydrofolate reductase family protein, whose product MGKIALSIVQSVDGYIADLDDQFDFIEGVAGPNLTDVSTSDSPYSLEAFFEAYDIIVMGHQSYKIGFVADFPSKTIYVVTNEKRSNEGNIHFVKPGQIVKLMLAKKKQDHNIYLYGGGIMLKPFMATNAIDEYIIGTVPIILGKGKPLFYELDESIPLQLDQVDVMGGLTIHIYHRR is encoded by the coding sequence ATGGGTAAGATTGCCTTAAGTATTGTCCAAAGTGTGGATGGTTATATTGCAGACTTGGATGATCAATTTGATTTTATTGAAGGAGTAGCTGGTCCGAATTTAACGGATGTATCAACCAGTGATTCACCGTATTCGCTGGAAGCCTTTTTTGAGGCTTATGACATTATTGTCATGGGACACCAGTCTTATAAAATTGGCTTTGTCGCAGATTTTCCATCAAAAACCATATACGTCGTGACTAATGAAAAACGGTCAAACGAAGGCAATATCCATTTTGTCAAACCAGGGCAAATTGTGAAATTAATGCTGGCGAAGAAGAAGCAAGACCACAATATTTACTTGTATGGTGGTGGCATTATGCTGAAACCCTTCATGGCGACCAATGCGATTGATGAATATATCATCGGGACCGTGCCAATAATTCTGGGTAAAGGGAAGCCTTTATTCTATGAATTGGACGAATCTATTCCATTGCAACTGGACCAAGTGGATGTCATGGGTGGATTGACAATTCACATTTACCACAGACGTTAG
- the folK gene encoding 2-amino-4-hydroxy-6-hydroxymethyldihydropteridine diphosphokinase — MQSDVLIALGSNIEQRLGHLKNAVAAFKENEATKVVATSPIYETVPKGYLDQEDFLNMVVHIQTDLSAADLLAFCQSIEQDQKRVRTIKNGPRTIDVDILLIDEKVIDTTDLQVPHPRMHERAFVLCPAADIVGSWQVPILGQAVGNLRDQLPQAEKDDVRVAGLSLE, encoded by the coding sequence ATGCAATCAGACGTATTAATCGCTTTAGGATCTAACATTGAACAACGACTAGGCCACTTGAAAAATGCAGTGGCAGCCTTTAAGGAAAATGAAGCGACTAAAGTAGTGGCAACTTCACCAATCTATGAAACAGTACCCAAAGGCTATTTAGACCAAGAAGACTTTTTGAATATGGTTGTGCATATCCAAACGGACTTATCAGCAGCTGATTTACTGGCTTTCTGTCAAAGCATTGAACAAGACCAAAAGCGGGTCCGGACTATTAAAAACGGGCCACGTACCATCGACGTGGATATCTTGTTGATAGATGAAAAAGTCATCGATACGACAGACTTACAAGTACCACATCCCCGTATGCATGAACGGGCTTTCGTCTTGTGCCCAGCGGCCGATATTGTTGGATCTTGGCAGGTACCGATTTTAGGACAAGCAGTTGGTAATTTACGCGACCAACTACCACAAGCTGAAAAAGATGATGTCCGTGTTGCTGGATTATCTTTAGAATAA
- the folB gene encoding dihydroneopterin aldolase, whose product MAKRDKIYLNNLQFYANHGLLAEETTLGQRFNVDAVLAVDLAPAGQSDDMYDSVSYADVYTVIEDVVVHEAPAKLLERLAHKLAMRILGDFPLVEEVTIKVVKPDPPIRGIYESVAIEIQRDRAWLNQINQMNEVK is encoded by the coding sequence ATGGCTAAAAGGGATAAAATTTATTTGAATAACTTGCAATTTTACGCCAACCACGGCTTATTGGCTGAAGAAACAACGCTTGGACAAAGGTTCAATGTGGATGCAGTTCTAGCGGTGGACTTGGCGCCAGCTGGCCAGTCAGATGATATGTATGATTCAGTTTCCTACGCCGATGTCTATACGGTGATTGAAGATGTTGTCGTACATGAAGCACCCGCTAAATTATTGGAACGGTTAGCCCACAAGTTAGCCATGCGGATTTTAGGTGACTTTCCACTCGTTGAAGAAGTGACCATCAAAGTGGTGAAACCTGATCCACCCATTCGCGGAATTTATGAAAGTGTAGCCATTGAAATCCAACGAGACCGGGCCTGGCTGAATCAGATAAACCAGATGAACGAGGTGAAATAA
- the folP gene encoding dihydropteroate synthase: MYIKRLNKTFNFPSDHTWIMGILNVTPDSFSDGGAYVATDDMIAQVERMVAEGVDIIDVGGESTRPGHVPVTLEEEINRVVPAVQAIRQVSDVLISVDTWKAEVARQALTAGADIINDQWAATREPAIAKICADFDAPLILMHNREEYQDYSDIMKEMKADLQTSIEIARAQGMRDDQLILDPGIGFAKTADDNLLAIQGLQELASFNMPVLLATSRKGFLGKLVDMPANERDVATAATTVSGILSGADMVRVHNVKVNKEAAAVADAIKRGQIDPVSI; the protein is encoded by the coding sequence ATGTATATTAAACGATTAAATAAAACCTTTAATTTTCCTAGCGACCACACTTGGATCATGGGTATTTTAAATGTGACCCCCGACTCATTTTCAGATGGGGGGGCCTATGTTGCCACTGACGACATGATCGCCCAAGTAGAAAGAATGGTCGCTGAAGGGGTAGATATTATTGATGTGGGTGGCGAATCTACCCGTCCTGGCCACGTGCCAGTGACTCTTGAAGAAGAAATTAACCGAGTTGTTCCAGCAGTTCAAGCTATTCGCCAAGTTTCTGATGTCTTGATTTCAGTGGATACTTGGAAGGCTGAGGTGGCTCGCCAAGCCCTTACAGCAGGTGCAGATATCATTAACGACCAGTGGGCTGCGACCCGTGAACCAGCCATTGCTAAGATTTGCGCTGACTTTGATGCACCCTTAATTTTGATGCACAACCGGGAAGAATACCAGGATTATAGCGATATCATGAAAGAGATGAAAGCTGACCTACAAACCTCTATTGAGATTGCCCGCGCTCAAGGGATGCGTGACGACCAGCTGATTCTTGACCCTGGTATTGGTTTCGCTAAAACGGCGGACGACAACTTATTGGCAATCCAAGGTTTACAAGAATTGGCTAGCTTTAATATGCCTGTCCTTTTGGCTACTTCAAGAAAAGGATTCTTGGGTAAATTAGTAGATATGCCGGCTAATGAACGCGACGTAGCGACCGCAGCCACAACGGTTTCAGGGATCTTATCGGGAGCTGACATGGTACGGGTCCACAATGTGAAAGTCAATAAGGAAGCTGCAGCGGTGGCAGATGCGATTAAACGCGGACAAATTGACCCAGTGAGTATTTAA
- the folE gene encoding GTP cyclohydrolase I FolE, producing the protein MMDMERIEKAVREILLAVGENPDREGLVETPERVAKMYAEVFDGLNRDPRIHTEKTFSESASEFVLVKDIPFHSTCEHHLLPVIGQAHVAYIPKDGQVIGLSKLARIVEDFALRPQLQERLTNQVADVLAEELGAEGVFVVLEAEHMCMTLRGIKKPGAKTVTYATRGAYTDRSRRQEVLDMMNL; encoded by the coding sequence ATAATGGATATGGAAAGAATTGAAAAGGCAGTACGGGAGATATTGCTTGCAGTCGGCGAAAACCCGGACCGTGAAGGCCTTGTTGAAACGCCAGAACGGGTAGCCAAAATGTATGCGGAAGTATTTGACGGGCTAAATAGAGATCCGAGAATCCACACAGAAAAAACCTTTTCTGAATCAGCATCAGAATTTGTATTGGTAAAGGACATTCCCTTCCACTCAACATGTGAACACCATCTATTACCAGTGATTGGGCAAGCGCATGTAGCCTATATTCCTAAAGACGGACAGGTTATCGGCCTATCTAAATTGGCACGGATTGTCGAAGATTTTGCCTTGAGACCGCAATTACAAGAACGGTTAACCAACCAAGTAGCGGACGTATTAGCGGAAGAATTAGGGGCAGAAGGCGTATTTGTTGTGTTAGAAGCGGAACACATGTGCATGACTTTACGAGGCATCAAGAAGCCAGGTGCTAAGACGGTGACTTACGCCACCCGTGGCGCTTATACTGACCGCAGCCGCCGTCAAGAAGTTTTAGATATGATGAATTTATAG